From a region of the Teredinibacter turnerae genome:
- the ftsB gene encoding cell division protein FtsB: MKWLVAVLVVFVAMFQYRLWVGEGSIADVVRLEREIARQEADNERLRERNKQLAAEVDALKTGDDAIEERARSDMGMIKEGETFFMIIDDQ, from the coding sequence ATGAAATGGTTGGTCGCTGTATTAGTGGTGTTTGTGGCAATGTTCCAATACCGCCTTTGGGTGGGTGAGGGAAGCATCGCCGACGTGGTTCGCCTGGAACGGGAAATCGCCCGTCAGGAAGCGGACAACGAACGCTTGCGCGAGCGCAATAAACAGTTGGCTGCGGAAGTGGATGCGCTTAAGACCGGCGATGACGCTATCGAAGAACGGGCACGCAGTGATATGGGGATGATAAAAGAGGGTGAGACCTTCTTTATGATTATCGACGATCAATAG
- a CDS encoding 2-C-methyl-D-erythritol 2,4-cyclodiphosphate synthase, which yields MRIGHGIVCAQRTQSTKLVLGGVYLEPGFGLAIMNDGDLLLAAVGDALAGAAGLGNFVSLYDLTSPDFKHASTRSLLQMLATSLRSKGLRAVNLDISLCGRDLTFNAYRDDMQASIADALGIDATRINLKLSGALLLPARNDSDVLALATALLDDEH from the coding sequence ATGAGAATTGGCCACGGCATTGTCTGCGCGCAGCGTACGCAATCGACAAAATTGGTGTTGGGTGGCGTTTATCTCGAACCGGGGTTTGGACTTGCCATTATGAATGATGGTGACCTGCTGTTGGCGGCGGTCGGCGATGCACTTGCTGGCGCTGCTGGTCTCGGTAATTTCGTTTCACTTTACGATCTAACCTCTCCGGATTTTAAACATGCGTCTACCCGGTCACTCTTGCAGATGCTGGCTACCAGTTTGCGCAGCAAGGGGCTGCGCGCGGTGAATCTGGACATTTCTTTGTGTGGTCGGGATCTAACATTTAATGCGTATCGGGACGATATGCAGGCATCTATAGCCGATGCGCTGGGCATCGACGCTACACGCATAAACCTAAAACTTTCTGGCGCCTTGTTGTTGCCGGCGCGCAATGACTCGGATGTCCTGGCGCTGGCGACGGCGCTGCTTGATGACGAGCATTAA
- the truD gene encoding tRNA pseudouridine(13) synthase TruD, whose protein sequence is MGDTPFDLNFPFAYGGPCTQADFRTYPDDFIVDEILSEPPSGEGEHLCLQLTKRGENTGWLAEQLAKAFGVRPVDIGYHGLKDRHACTTQWFSVHLPKPDPEQAQILANLPERLEAQVVLREVRRHNKKLRRGGHLGNRFTITLRNLRSDDGVDARLKRIAAEGVPNYFGEQRFGNHGSNLMWADRWLSGGEAIRNRGKRIMAQSAARSWLFNQVLAARVRDDSWRHATFDESQPSGPLWGRGRPVATEPQREYEQVVIAPWSAWLDPLEHVGLNQERRALVLQPQDCHWQLDAERLVISFMLPPGGYATAVLRELCTLNNLSMPEAEQ, encoded by the coding sequence ATGGGCGATACCCCTTTTGACCTGAACTTTCCCTTCGCGTATGGCGGCCCGTGTACACAGGCGGATTTTCGCACTTACCCAGACGATTTTATCGTGGATGAAATTTTGTCCGAGCCGCCCAGCGGGGAAGGTGAGCACCTTTGCTTACAGCTGACCAAGCGAGGAGAGAATACCGGGTGGCTCGCGGAACAGCTGGCCAAAGCGTTTGGTGTGCGCCCGGTGGATATTGGCTATCACGGGTTGAAAGATCGGCATGCCTGCACCACGCAGTGGTTCAGCGTTCATCTGCCAAAGCCCGATCCCGAGCAGGCGCAGATATTAGCGAATTTGCCTGAACGCCTGGAAGCACAAGTTGTGCTGCGTGAGGTGCGTCGACACAATAAAAAACTCCGCCGAGGCGGGCACCTGGGGAACCGCTTCACCATAACCCTACGCAATTTACGTTCGGATGACGGTGTGGATGCGCGGTTAAAACGCATTGCCGCCGAGGGGGTACCCAACTATTTCGGGGAGCAGCGGTTCGGCAATCATGGCAGTAACCTGATGTGGGCTGACCGTTGGCTGTCTGGCGGTGAAGCGATACGCAACCGCGGCAAGCGCATTATGGCGCAATCCGCTGCTCGATCCTGGCTATTCAATCAAGTGCTCGCCGCGCGGGTTCGGGACGACAGCTGGCGGCACGCGACCTTCGACGAATCACAACCAAGTGGCCCTCTGTGGGGGCGCGGACGGCCAGTGGCGACAGAGCCTCAGCGGGAATATGAGCAGGTGGTGATTGCGCCATGGTCTGCGTGGCTGGACCCGTTGGAGCACGTTGGCTTGAACCAGGAGCGGCGAGCACTGGTGTTGCAACCGCAAGATTGTCACTGGCAACTGGATGCAGAGCGCCTTGTAATCAGCTTTATGTTGCCGCCTGGCGGTTATGCCACCGCAGTGTTACGTGAACTGTGTACTCTCAACAACCTCTCCATGCCGGAGGCGGAGCAATAG
- a CDS encoding protein-L-isoaspartate(D-aspartate) O-methyltransferase — protein sequence MVNRLELEGVGMTSKRTRDRLVQRLVDQGVSNRSVLDVVANTPRHIFLEEALSHRAYEDTSLPIGHGQTISQPYIVARMTEVLLGAGGMLSRVLEIGTGCGYQTAVLAQLVERVYSVERIKPLQIQARERLRRLKLHNVDFRHADGGLGWPDEDAVFDGILSAAAPREIPARLYRQLAPNGVLVIPVGDDQQILTLVIRVGDTDEFKTQKLEPVRFVPLLSGVTR from the coding sequence ATGGTGAATCGACTTGAATTAGAAGGCGTGGGCATGACGTCTAAACGCACTCGAGATCGACTGGTACAACGTTTGGTTGATCAGGGAGTGAGCAATCGCAGTGTGCTGGATGTGGTAGCGAATACCCCCAGACATATTTTTTTGGAAGAAGCGTTATCCCATCGCGCTTATGAGGACACATCCCTCCCTATTGGTCACGGCCAGACGATTTCGCAACCCTACATAGTTGCTCGCATGACCGAGGTCTTGCTCGGTGCTGGCGGTATGCTTTCTCGCGTGCTGGAAATCGGCACCGGCTGCGGGTACCAAACCGCGGTGCTCGCGCAGCTTGTCGAGCGGGTTTACAGCGTCGAGCGAATCAAACCGCTGCAAATACAGGCGCGCGAAAGACTGCGCCGCCTCAAGTTACACAACGTTGACTTCCGACACGCGGACGGTGGCCTGGGGTGGCCTGATGAGGACGCCGTGTTCGATGGCATTCTTTCTGCCGCAGCTCCCCGTGAAATTCCCGCGAGACTCTATCGCCAGCTAGCGCCGAATGGTGTCCTGGTGATTCCTGTAGGCGACGATCAACAAATTCTGACACTCGTTATCCGGGTGGGCGATACCGATGAATTTAAGACGCAAAAGCTGGAACCGGTGCGTTTTGTGCCTCTGCTTTCTGGGGTAACCCGCTAG
- a CDS encoding DUF368 domain-containing protein encodes MNDAVGGVRSARDYILLVVKGMAMGAADVVPGVSGGTVAFITGIYDELLHSLKQIGPAAIGVMFREGIPSAWRYINGNFLLAVFGGILLSLKTFAAIIGYCLEYYPLLVWSFFSGLIIASIILLMKQQPRWSWQHYLACVIGAIFIYWVSIASPTQLPGHWWMLFLGGFVAICAMILPGISGSFILLLVGLYPVVLGAISDLDLVALASLGAGCVAGLLVFSRFLSWLLDSYHQLTLATLIGFLIGSLNVTWPWKETIETTVDRHGEVIPLVQSNVLPGTYTAITHQDSQLFLALICFAVGLCLVLTVELLSSKITFKPIKA; translated from the coding sequence ATGAACGACGCTGTCGGCGGCGTGCGGAGCGCGCGCGATTACATCTTGTTGGTGGTAAAAGGAATGGCCATGGGGGCAGCGGACGTTGTGCCCGGCGTATCGGGTGGCACAGTGGCATTTATAACAGGAATCTATGATGAATTACTTCACTCGTTAAAACAGATAGGACCTGCCGCCATCGGTGTTATGTTTCGCGAGGGTATCCCCTCAGCATGGCGCTATATCAACGGAAATTTTTTGCTCGCCGTTTTTGGTGGAATTTTACTCAGCCTTAAAACCTTTGCCGCGATCATTGGTTATTGTCTCGAGTATTACCCGCTTTTGGTGTGGTCATTTTTTTCCGGGCTAATCATTGCCTCTATTATCCTGTTAATGAAACAACAGCCACGCTGGTCTTGGCAACACTACCTCGCATGTGTAATTGGTGCAATATTCATCTACTGGGTCTCTATCGCGTCGCCCACGCAACTTCCCGGACATTGGTGGATGCTGTTTTTAGGCGGGTTTGTGGCCATTTGCGCAATGATATTACCCGGCATCTCGGGTAGTTTTATTCTGTTGCTGGTAGGGCTCTACCCAGTCGTACTCGGCGCCATTAGTGACCTGGATCTGGTTGCGCTCGCCAGCCTGGGAGCAGGCTGTGTTGCTGGCTTATTGGTGTTTTCACGCTTCTTATCCTGGCTGTTGGATAGCTATCACCAATTAACACTTGCTACGTTAATTGGTTTTCTTATAGGTTCACTCAACGTGACCTGGCCGTGGAAAGAGACTATAGAGACGACTGTCGACCGCCATGGTGAGGTTATTCCCCTGGTGCAAAGCAATGTTTTGCCTGGTACGTACACCGCAATAACACATCAGGATTCGCAACTATTTCTCGCATTGATTTGCTTTGCTGTGGGTTTATGCTTAGTACTTACTGTTGAGTTATTGTCGTCTAAAATAACGTTTAAGCCCATCAAAGCGTGA
- a CDS encoding peptidoglycan DD-metalloendopeptidase family protein encodes MFRILIILCVIGVCLTGCTSGTYKAPVTDRGRPPGERIGHHIVAKGETLYSIAWRYNVDYHALAAANGVGSTYHIYPGQRLTLDVTRVPPKPSIKRTTKTVVSAPPKVVKTPPRSKIQTPSISQKPIKKAPKVDPSWHWPASGKLIATFSSNGGLNKGIDIQGKLGEPVHAAAAGIVVYSGSGLRGYGKLLIVKHNAKFLSAYAHNRRLLAKEGERVKRGQKIAEMGSSGTDAVKLHFEIRFDGTPVDPMKYLPRR; translated from the coding sequence ATGTTCAGAATATTGATCATATTATGTGTCATTGGTGTATGCCTTACTGGATGCACCTCTGGCACGTATAAAGCGCCAGTGACTGACAGAGGGCGGCCGCCGGGCGAGCGCATTGGGCATCACATTGTCGCCAAAGGAGAGACGCTTTATTCCATAGCCTGGCGTTATAATGTCGACTACCACGCGCTAGCAGCCGCTAACGGTGTCGGATCGACCTATCACATCTACCCCGGGCAGCGGTTGACTCTTGATGTAACGCGGGTACCACCAAAGCCCTCAATTAAGCGGACGACTAAAACAGTTGTCTCAGCTCCTCCAAAAGTCGTAAAAACACCGCCACGTTCAAAAATTCAAACACCTTCCATAAGCCAAAAACCGATAAAAAAGGCGCCAAAAGTCGATCCTTCATGGCATTGGCCCGCGAGTGGGAAGTTAATTGCCACTTTCAGCTCAAACGGTGGTCTAAACAAAGGTATTGATATTCAGGGGAAATTAGGAGAGCCTGTGCATGCGGCTGCTGCGGGGATTGTGGTTTACTCCGGAAGCGGACTGCGAGGTTACGGCAAACTTTTGATCGTTAAGCACAATGCTAAGTTCCTCAGTGCTTACGCCCACAACCGTCGTCTCCTGGCAAAGGAAGGTGAGCGGGTTAAACGCGGTCAGAAGATTGCCGAGATGGGTTCCTCGGGTACCGACGCTGTCAAATTGCACTTTGAAATACGCTTTGATGGCACCCCTGTAGATCCCATGAAGTACTTACCTCGTAGATAG
- the rpoS gene encoding RNA polymerase sigma factor RpoS, with amino-acid sequence MAIQELDTVLSYASLEQDTLIPHGVDFEYDEYDSDSSSSKSRSRNSRSSSADAEDSYQRNLDATQLYLNEIGFSPLLSADEEVYFARRALKGDEAARKRMIESNLRLVVKISRRYVNRGLALLDLIEEGNLGLIRAVEKFDPERGFRFSTYATWWIRQTIERAIMNQTRTIRLPIHVVKELNVYLRAARELSQKLDHEPSAEEIAELLEKPVEDVERMLALNERVTSMDAPIGPASEKTVVDTVPDQQVSDPVELLEDSDLSTSLNSWLDELSEKQREVVARRFGLRGHETSTLEEVGREIGLTRERVRQIQVEALRRLRDILEKQGLDATALFGAM; translated from the coding sequence ATGGCAATTCAAGAATTGGATACAGTATTGTCCTATGCGTCTCTCGAACAAGATACGCTCATCCCACACGGTGTCGATTTCGAGTACGACGAATACGACAGCGATAGTTCGTCCAGTAAAAGTCGGTCCCGGAATAGTCGTTCTTCCAGCGCCGACGCTGAAGATAGTTATCAGCGTAACCTGGACGCCACCCAGCTCTATCTGAACGAGATCGGCTTCTCGCCGTTGTTGAGTGCTGATGAAGAGGTTTACTTCGCGAGACGCGCGCTCAAAGGGGATGAGGCTGCCCGCAAGCGCATGATCGAAAGCAACTTGCGCCTGGTAGTAAAAATTTCCCGGCGGTACGTCAATCGCGGCCTGGCGTTGCTCGACCTTATCGAGGAAGGCAACCTCGGTCTGATCCGCGCGGTAGAGAAGTTCGACCCGGAGCGCGGGTTCCGCTTTTCCACTTACGCGACCTGGTGGATTCGTCAGACCATCGAACGGGCGATCATGAACCAAACTCGCACGATCCGCTTGCCTATTCACGTGGTGAAAGAATTAAATGTGTACCTGCGCGCGGCCCGCGAGCTGTCCCAGAAGCTTGATCATGAGCCCTCTGCGGAAGAAATCGCAGAGCTTCTGGAAAAGCCCGTGGAAGACGTCGAGCGAATGCTGGCTCTGAATGAGCGGGTGACATCAATGGACGCGCCCATCGGTCCGGCGTCTGAAAAAACCGTGGTGGATACGGTTCCTGATCAACAGGTATCCGATCCGGTTGAGCTGCTGGAAGACAGTGATTTGAGCACCAGCTTAAATTCCTGGCTCGACGAACTCAGTGAAAAGCAACGCGAAGTCGTGGCCCGGCGTTTCGGCTTGCGCGGCCACGAAACCAGCACACTGGAAGAAGTGGGCCGTGAAATCGGGTTGACTCGCGAGCGCGTTCGCCAGATTCAGGTCGAAGCCTTGCGACGTTTGCGCGACATCCTCGAAAAACAAGGGTTGGATGCAACAGCGCTGTTCGGCGCAATGTAG
- the fdxA gene encoding ferredoxin FdxA — protein MTFVVGENCIKCKHTDCVEVCPVDCFYEGPNFLVIHPDECIDCALCEPECPVDAIFSEDELPSDQEAFLELNAELAEVWPNITEKKEAPADAEEWDGVEGKLQHLER, from the coding sequence ATGACATTTGTAGTCGGTGAAAACTGTATCAAGTGTAAACACACTGACTGTGTTGAAGTGTGTCCAGTTGACTGCTTTTACGAAGGTCCAAACTTTCTGGTAATTCATCCTGATGAATGTATCGACTGCGCCCTGTGCGAGCCGGAATGCCCCGTTGACGCCATTTTCTCTGAGGATGAACTCCCTTCTGACCAGGAAGCATTCCTCGAGTTAAATGCCGAGCTGGCCGAAGTGTGGCCGAATATTACAGAGAAAAAGGAAGCGCCTGCTGACGCCGAAGAATGGGACGGCGTGGAAGGCAAGCTCCAACATCTGGAACGCTGA